The Thalassospira sp. TSL5-1 sequence GGGCGGGCTGACTGAAATTTCCGCGACGAAGTAAGGTTTCTCGATGATCGATCTGCACAAGGCCCGCATTCTGATTTGCAATGATGATGGCATCGATGCACCGGGTATCAAACTGCTTGAAAGTCTGGCCCGGCAATTTTCAGATGATGTGTGGGTTGTGGCACCGTCGATTGAGCAAAGTGGCGCAGGGCATTCGCTTACCCTGCGTCGCCCGTTGCGCATTCATCAGCGTGATGATCGCCATTACGCTGTTGATGGCACACCGACGGATTGCGTTTTGCTTGCCCTGCAGGTGATCATGCGCGAAACACCCCCGGATATTGTTTTTTCCGGCATTAATCGCGGCGGCAATCTTGGCGAAGATGTGACCTATTCGGGTACGGTTGCCGCAGCAATGGAATCCGCATTGCTGAATGTTCCCGCTATGGCCTTTTCACAATATTTCACCCAAAAAATGGTCGATTGGGAAATTGCCAGGGCCCATTTGACCAACGTGGTTTCTTCACTTGTTACACAAGGGTGGCCGCG is a genomic window containing:
- the surE gene encoding 5'/3'-nucleotidase SurE, with amino-acid sequence MIDLHKARILICNDDGIDAPGIKLLESLARQFSDDVWVVAPSIEQSGAGHSLTLRRPLRIHQRDDRHYAVDGTPTDCVLLALQVIMRETPPDIVFSGINRGGNLGEDVTYSGTVAAAMESALLNVPAMAFSQYFTQKMVDWEIARAHLTNVVSSLVTQGWPRNVLMNVNFPEKEREGGAKIRITRQGQRKIGDHVAQRLDPHGEPYYWVGAIRSELPENENADLHVIEKGDISVTPIGLDFTDNVTLEKLTKAFQ